Proteins from a genomic interval of Desulfovibrio piger:
- a CDS encoding CBS domain-containing protein, whose product MSASSPRILVTCHANADFDSFAAMLAAHFLYPGSLLLFPGTQERGLQKVVASLDAKRYHLTESADIPWDEITHLVLVDTRQRERVRHVSTLLDREGVTVEVWDHHPASSEDVPAQTSHVETVGSVTALLVRELRQRGIVLEAADATLLGLGIYGDTGSFTYSSTTPLDFESSAWLLTQGMDVNAINEMAAHELTSLHVRALNSLLESARVYHINNEPVVIAEASMEHYLGDFAYLAHRLMEMEKFTVLFAVGRMEDRVQVVARSRSDAINVGRICAELGGGGHAYAASASIRNLTLNEVHDAIVRNLHMQAGPEKTASDYMSSPAVGIESDRSMREADTLMMHFGLKAVPVFKPGTRHCIGILDAQTASRATSHKLGDRPVDDYMRRNIKSLAPDAPLRDISSIIVGGRQRLVPIVDKELVVGVVTRTDLINVMTSEPGQVLDYQENNSRERNVAKLLRDRLPARVRHLLELAGRLGQRLNMPVYVVGGFVRDLLLDRPNHDVDFVVEGEGVTFARALAAELGGRVREHRKFLTSMVIYHDEDGLEQRIDVATARLEYYESPAALPTVELSSIKMDLFRRDFTINALAIRLDCTPYGQLVDFFGGQRDIKEGVLRVLHTLSFVEDPTRSLRAVRFEQRYGFHIGPSAEKLIKNLLSLHMLDKLSGKRIFNEYTHICDEDDPAACFERLDGLGLLRALGPSLTLTPSKRQILQQVRSMLNWYRLLYFDESVENWLIYFLALGHRLNYAEVSANFAALGLPEGRKQEILQQRESMRHVQPKLARWQKAFEAGTGRISELYLLLEKFSLEFLLYIMAGVEDSGLQKNLSRYITQWRREKPDIDGRDLRDMGIAPGPLFGRILRAVLVGKLDGETPDADSQRRLALDMARQEGVFPK is encoded by the coding sequence ATGTCCGCATCTTCTCCCCGGATCCTGGTCACCTGCCATGCCAATGCCGATTTCGATTCCTTTGCGGCCATGCTGGCTGCCCACTTCCTCTACCCCGGCAGTCTGCTGCTGTTTCCCGGGACGCAGGAGCGCGGCCTGCAAAAGGTCGTGGCCTCGCTGGATGCCAAACGCTACCATCTGACCGAAAGTGCCGACATCCCTTGGGACGAGATCACGCATCTCGTGCTGGTGGATACGCGCCAGCGGGAGCGTGTCCGGCATGTGTCGACCCTGCTGGACAGGGAAGGGGTGACCGTCGAGGTCTGGGACCATCATCCGGCCTCGTCCGAGGATGTCCCGGCCCAGACGAGTCATGTGGAGACCGTGGGCTCGGTCACGGCCCTGCTGGTGCGGGAGCTGCGGCAACGGGGGATCGTGCTGGAAGCCGCGGACGCCACCCTGCTGGGGCTCGGCATCTACGGGGACACGGGCTCGTTCACCTACAGTTCCACCACGCCGCTGGATTTTGAAAGTTCCGCCTGGCTGCTGACCCAGGGCATGGATGTCAACGCCATCAACGAGATGGCGGCCCATGAGCTGACCAGCCTGCATGTGCGGGCCCTCAACAGTTTGCTGGAGTCGGCGCGCGTCTATCATATCAACAATGAGCCGGTGGTCATCGCCGAGGCCTCCATGGAACACTACCTGGGGGATTTCGCCTATCTGGCCCATCGGCTGATGGAGATGGAGAAGTTCACGGTGCTTTTTGCCGTGGGCCGCATGGAAGACCGGGTGCAGGTGGTGGCCCGCAGCCGCAGCGATGCCATCAATGTGGGCCGCATCTGTGCGGAGCTTGGCGGGGGCGGGCATGCCTATGCCGCGTCGGCCTCCATCCGCAACCTGACCCTCAACGAGGTCCATGACGCCATCGTGCGCAATCTGCACATGCAGGCAGGGCCGGAAAAGACCGCCAGCGATTACATGTCGTCCCCGGCGGTGGGGATCGAGTCGGACCGCAGCATGCGTGAGGCCGATACCCTGATGATGCATTTCGGCCTCAAGGCCGTGCCTGTCTTCAAGCCCGGGACACGCCACTGCATCGGCATCCTGGATGCCCAGACGGCTTCCCGCGCCACCAGCCACAAGCTGGGCGACCGGCCTGTGGACGACTACATGCGTCGCAATATCAAGAGCCTGGCCCCGGATGCGCCTTTGCGGGACATCTCGTCCATCATCGTGGGCGGCCGGCAGCGTCTGGTGCCCATCGTGGACAAGGAACTGGTGGTGGGGGTGGTGACCCGCACGGACCTCATCAACGTCATGACCTCCGAGCCCGGTCAGGTCCTGGACTATCAGGAAAACAACTCGCGCGAGCGCAATGTGGCCAAGCTGCTGCGTGACCGTCTGCCCGCACGGGTGCGCCATTTGCTGGAGCTGGCGGGCCGTCTGGGGCAGCGGCTGAACATGCCTGTCTATGTGGTGGGCGGCTTCGTGCGCGACCTTTTGCTGGACCGGCCCAACCATGACGTGGATTTCGTGGTGGAGGGCGAAGGCGTGACCTTTGCCCGGGCCCTGGCCGCCGAACTGGGCGGCCGTGTGCGTGAACACCGCAAGTTTTTGACGTCCATGGTCATCTACCATGACGAAGACGGCCTGGAACAGCGCATCGATGTGGCCACCGCGCGCCTGGAGTATTACGAATCCCCGGCGGCGCTGCCCACGGTGGAGCTTTCGTCCATCAAGATGGACCTGTTCCGGCGAGACTTCACCATCAATGCCCTGGCCATCCGCCTGGACTGCACGCCCTACGGGCAGCTGGTGGACTTTTTCGGCGGGCAGCGTGACATCAAGGAAGGCGTGCTGCGCGTGCTGCACACCCTGAGTTTCGTGGAAGACCCCACACGCAGCCTGCGGGCGGTGCGCTTTGAACAGCGGTATGGCTTTCATATCGGGCCCAGCGCGGAAAAGCTCATCAAGAACCTGCTCAGCCTGCATATGCTGGACAAACTGTCCGGAAAGCGTATCTTCAACGAATATACCCATATATGTGACGAAGACGATCCCGCGGCCTGTTTCGAGCGCCTGGATGGCCTGGGCCTGTTGCGGGCCCTGGGGCCCTCCCTGACCCTGACGCCGAGCAAGCGCCAGATCCTGCAGCAGGTACGCTCCATGCTCAACTGGTACCGCCTGCTGTATTTCGATGAGAGCGTCGAGAACTGGCTGATCTACTTCCTGGCCCTGGGACACCGGCTGAACTATGCCGAAGTCTCCGCCAATTTCGCCGCCCTGGGGCTGCCCGAAGGACGCAAGCAGGAGATCTTGCAGCAGCGGGAGTCCATGCGGCATGTGCAGCCCAAGCTGGCCCGCTGGCAAAAGGCCTTTGAGGCCGGGACAGGCAGGATCAGCGAGCTGTATCTGCTGCTGGAAAAGTTCTCGCTGGAGTTCCTGCTCTACATCATGGCCGGTGTGGAAGACAGCGGGCTGCAAAAGAACCTTTCCCGTTACATCACCCAGTGGCGCCGTGAAAAGCCGGATATCGACGGCCGGGATCTGCGCGACATGGGCATCGCGCCGGGACCGCTGTTCGGGCGCATCCTGCGGGCCGTACTGGTCGGCAAGCTGGACGGAGAGACCCCGGATGCGGACAGCCAGCGTCGTCTGGCGCTGGACATGGCCCGGCAGGAAGGCGTATTTCCTAAATAA
- the xerD gene encoding site-specific tyrosine recombinase XerD: protein MTEKSALPEATERSLQILKKQIPAWGEYLLAQRGLSMRTVVSYRQDLENFFLFLDELDAGDKTSLDEHDLFLYLAWLRARKNAGRTLARRLSALRGFFEYTVEEGLLESNPASLLESPRLPQYLPEVLSKAEMDRLLQLPDMREKCGRRDRCLLEMLYAAGLRVSEVCNLLVADVDMQRGLVLVSGKGAKDRLVPLHSLVLDLLQQWLSFWRDDFSPQSRYLFLNRSGKGLSRQYVWKMVKKYALLAGIRRSISPHTFRHSFATHLLEGGADLRAVQLLLGHADISATEIYTHVQAERLHALHRQFHPRSQS from the coding sequence ATGACGGAAAAAAGTGCATTGCCTGAGGCGACGGAGCGATCTCTGCAGATCCTGAAAAAACAGATCCCGGCCTGGGGGGAATACCTGCTGGCCCAGCGGGGCCTTTCCATGCGTACGGTGGTCTCATACCGGCAGGATCTGGAAAATTTTTTCCTTTTCCTCGACGAGCTGGATGCCGGCGACAAGACCAGCCTCGATGAACATGACCTGTTCCTGTATCTGGCCTGGCTGCGAGCCCGGAAGAATGCGGGACGCACGCTGGCCCGGCGCTTGTCGGCATTGCGCGGCTTTTTCGAGTATACGGTGGAAGAAGGCCTGCTGGAGAGCAATCCCGCCAGCCTGCTGGAAAGCCCGCGTCTGCCCCAGTATCTGCCGGAAGTCCTGAGCAAGGCCGAGATGGACCGCTTGCTGCAATTGCCGGACATGCGCGAGAAATGCGGCCGTCGTGACCGTTGCCTGCTGGAGATGCTCTATGCGGCGGGCCTGCGCGTCTCGGAGGTCTGCAACCTGCTGGTGGCGGATGTGGACATGCAGCGGGGGCTGGTGCTGGTGTCGGGCAAGGGCGCCAAGGACAGGCTGGTGCCGCTCCATTCCCTGGTGCTCGATCTGTTGCAGCAGTGGTTGTCCTTCTGGCGTGACGACTTTTCGCCCCAGAGCCGCTACCTTTTCCTCAACCGTTCCGGCAAGGGCCTGAGCCGCCAGTACGTCTGGAAGATGGTCAAGAAATACGCCTTGCTGGCGGGCATACGGCGCTCCATCTCGCCGCACACCTTCCGCCATTCCTTTGCCACCCACCTGCTGGAAGGCGGGGCTGACCTGCGGGCCGTGCAGCTTTTGCTGGGCCATGCCGACATCAGCGCCACCGAGATCTATACCCATGTGCAGGCCGAGCGCCTCCATGCCCTGCACAGGCAGTTCCATCCACGGAGTCAGTCGTAA
- the folK gene encoding 2-amino-4-hydroxy-6-hydroxymethyldihydropteridine diphosphokinase yields MTAPTITVFVCLGSNTPDAAHMLSLAVERLRALPRARVDALSGIYLTEPQDYADQPWFHNQVVRMELEADWTPQSFVRALLAEEKLLGRQRSSDPALRFGPRCIDMDLLLFGDSQCDAPESIVPHPRMCQRAFVLIPLCDVGAACRIHGRTPAQWLAGLKYRQEGQRIFQ; encoded by the coding sequence ATGACTGCACCGACCATCACCGTTTTTGTCTGTCTGGGTTCCAACACTCCCGATGCCGCCCATATGCTCTCCCTGGCCGTGGAGCGGCTGCGTGCCTTGCCCCGTGCCCGGGTGGATGCGCTCTCCGGCATCTACCTGACCGAACCGCAGGACTATGCGGATCAGCCCTGGTTCCACAATCAGGTCGTCCGCATGGAGCTGGAGGCCGACTGGACCCCGCAAAGCTTCGTCCGGGCCTTGCTGGCGGAGGAAAAACTGCTGGGCAGACAACGCAGCAGCGATCCGGCCCTGCGCTTCGGACCGCGCTGCATCGACATGGACCTGCTGCTCTTTGGGGACAGCCAGTGCGACGCGCCGGAAAGCATCGTCCCCCACCCGCGCATGTGCCAGCGCGCCTTCGTCCTCATCCCTCTTTGTGATGTGGGCGCCGCCTGCCGCATCCACGGACGTACCCCGGCGCAATGGCTGGCCGGGCTCAAGTATCGACAGGAAGGTCAGAGAATTTTTCAGTGA
- a CDS encoding transcriptional regulator: MWKWLVLGLAVYVLYRLFANDFLKKKKENAEDQAAEVERKVAAGEMVKDPECGTYVSVDGNISVRDGDKVYRFCSYECRDKFLERLQEGGRELPPRD, translated from the coding sequence ATGTGGAAATGGCTTGTGCTGGGTCTGGCCGTTTACGTCCTGTACCGACTGTTTGCCAATGATTTTCTGAAGAAGAAAAAGGAAAACGCCGAAGACCAGGCCGCTGAAGTCGAGCGCAAGGTCGCTGCCGGCGAGATGGTCAAAGACCCTGAATGCGGCACCTATGTCTCCGTGGACGGTAATATCTCCGTGCGCGACGGCGACAAGGTCTACCGTTTCTGCAGCTACGAATGCCGCGACAAATTCCTGGAACGTCTCCAAGAAGGCGGCCGTGAGCTCCCGCCCCGCGACTAA
- a CDS encoding DUF4198 domain-containing protein produces the protein MWKIVCMAVALLMCLSGRAEAQFSMLIPSSSTVMEDKESSLKLDVFSAYPMEMRGLDMQPPKSLTVTREGKVEDLKAMLKPATIIGHQAWRAVYEVKQPGVYQFAMESAPYFDPEEDRFIIHYTKTVVAAFGDEKGWDVPLGLKMEIIPLTRPFANYSGNIFQGRVLLDGKPVPGAEVEVEYYNCDDLYTTPNVYFMTQVIKTDENGVFTYCAPWPGWWGFAALKTDRKKMEHQGALKDVELGAVIWMEFTAPLKR, from the coding sequence ATGTGGAAAATAGTATGCATGGCAGTTGCCCTGCTTATGTGTCTGAGTGGCCGGGCGGAAGCCCAGTTCAGTATGCTCATTCCCTCATCTTCGACGGTAATGGAAGACAAAGAATCTTCCTTGAAGCTGGATGTTTTCTCCGCCTATCCTATGGAGATGCGGGGCCTGGATATGCAGCCGCCCAAGTCCCTGACTGTTACCAGGGAAGGGAAGGTGGAAGATCTCAAGGCGATGCTCAAGCCGGCTACCATCATCGGGCATCAGGCCTGGCGGGCTGTCTATGAGGTCAAACAGCCCGGCGTGTACCAGTTTGCCATGGAGTCTGCCCCCTATTTCGATCCCGAGGAAGACCGTTTCATCATCCACTATACCAAAACAGTTGTAGCTGCTTTTGGCGACGAGAAAGGCTGGGATGTTCCTTTGGGGCTGAAAATGGAGATCATTCCTCTGACTCGTCCTTTTGCCAACTACAGCGGCAATATCTTCCAGGGCCGTGTGCTGCTGGACGGTAAACCGGTTCCCGGTGCCGAGGTGGAAGTGGAATACTACAATTGTGATGATCTCTATACGACCCCCAACGTCTATTTCATGACCCAGGTGATCAAGACGGATGAGAACGGCGTCTTTACGTACTGCGCCCCCTGGCCGGGCTGGTGGGGTTTTGCGGCCCTGAAGACGGACAGGAAAAAGATGGAGCATCAGGGCGCACTCAAGGATGTGGAGCTGGGGGCGGTGATCTGGATGGAATTCACCGCACCACTGAAGAGATAG